The genome window AAACAAGATTTATATTGTTCTTATTCCACccgttaaaatatatatatttttccaattgTGATTCAATGTTTCTGACATAAGAAAGACACACGGATGGCGACAGGGTAGGATATCAGAAGCTCACAGCCTTATGAGCAGTGCTTTATGTGAGATAAGCGGGATTTCCTGTAAGTACtttcacagctttttttttttaatagcggCTTAGTagggatatttatatacattattttacacCTCTGTTTTCAACATTATCTAATGTTATAAATCATAGTGTGAATGAGTTATTTTGGCCTCATTTGCAGACAAACTTAAAATGGCATCTCAAAAATccgtatatatgtatgtataatacacacacacacacacgtatagtTGTTAGTATATTTTATCTTGTCGGGTTGTTTTTATGTATAGAGCAATTTCAAACCCATTTCTTTCTCTAAGGTAATGGATATCTTTATTTGGAAAgaatttttgtgaaaattcattataGAAAACCAATTCCAGTGACCTCACTTTCTCCCAATCTGCTCAGTTTCCTGCATCCTTCCATTACAAAACATATCTGATGTGTTACAAACAATTTAGTATATACgttaattataatgaaaatgccCAGGGGGGAggatatattttagattttaggtaaatttacattaaatatttttagtaagatAGGAGATAATTTATCCAAAACAAAAGCATGTTGACAATCCAATTATAGCCATGGAGTTGGGGGAAGTCAGGTACTGGGGTCAGCTACTTGGATAACACATTATTCTATCAAATAGTTACCACAGCCCCTATAAAGAAGTTAAGTCACacataaataatttatatgtcTTAAATAAAGAATACCCATTTCAGGTGACACATTGTCTTCAattaaaacagaacaaagcaaAATACAACAGAAAGCTCACCATGAActtgatattaaagaaataattctaGTTACcacaaatacattaaaacatttcaatttatCTAAAGTTTCTTAAGAACACTACAGTGAAGAGCTAATTTGGTTGATGTGGATACAGAGATTAAGATGATTTGCATAATTTGGCCCAATACTCCTTTGAATATATCACAAATGTAGGTACAGCAGAAACTATATCTACATGTGTATATTTCCTGGGATGTTTccctgaataaaaataaataatctctaCTACGATttgtgagatttttcttatttataattttctgtccAATATCTCTCAAGTGTGGTAATTGTTTCCTCCTATACCACCTGTAGGCATAAGGGATTTCATAGGACTATGTGTTAATGTGAGGGGGGGGTCTAAAGATTTACACACATTATTGTAATATGAGTTTAAAAGTGTTATGAAGCAATAAACATATGTATTATATCATCTTATGTGACTGTAATTATGTGAATGCACTTATGTAATTTTCATTACACAGAAGACAAGCAGAAAACTTGAATAATCATCTATACACCTAACACCTAAAGTTACTACCATATCTTCActtttgttgtttctctctctctctctctccctccctccctctctctctctctcttacctacctatacctatacctatacctgtTTCTATATCTGTACCTATATGATCAGGATTTGTTAACCTTGGCCATATTGAAATTTTTGGCTGAATAAATCTTTGTTGTGGAATGGTTTCCTTAATATAGTAGGGCATTTAGAAGCACCCTTGGACTCTACCAATTAGAAGCCAGTAGCACCCAGGCTCCAGTTGTGACCCCCAAAATGCCTGCAAACATCTTCAAATGTTTTTTGGAGGACAAGTCTTACACAATTGAAAAACAACTGTATCTCTAcctctgtctgtgtttctttgTCTATCACCATCGCTATCTctgattttatctatttttaggtATGTTTTCTTTGTGGGGGGTTGATTTATTTTAGGAGActctcaatattttatttatttatactagcTCTGTATTCAGAAGCATTACCAGATAATATTACTTGAAAGCTATTGATTATGCTGATGTCTCTATCAAGAATAGGGTTTCTGATACACCTGGATGGAAAAACAAGCTAACAGTGGTGAGTGAATTCATTCTGATGGGCGTCACTGATCGCCCTGAGCTGCAGGCTCCATTATTTGGGCTGTTCCTCATCATCTACATAATATCAGTGATCGGCAACTTGGGCATTATAATCCTCACCAAGGTGGGCTCCAGGCTGAAAACCCCCATGAACTACTTTCCCAGGTATCTGGCTGTCTCTGATCTTGGTTATTCAACAACTGTAGGACCCAAAATGTTAGTAAATTTTGTTGTAGATCAGAACACAATGTCCTATCATCTCTGTGCCACGCAAGGAGCTTTCTACATCATTTTCATTGTTAGTGAACTTTATATTCTGTCAGCAATGTCCTGCGACTGCTATGTGGCCATATATAACCCTCTGCTCTACACAGTCATCATGTCACAGAGAGTATCCCGGGTGCTGGTGGCAATACCCTATCTCTACAGCACATTTCTTTCTATTCTAGTTACAATAAAGATTTTTACTTCATCCTTTTGTGGGTTCAGTGTCCTTTGTCATTTCTACTGTGACTGTATCCCCTTATTATCTTTGCTCTGCTCTGACACCCATGAGCTTGAATTGATAATTCTGGTCTTTTCAGCTTTTAATTCGATTTCATCCCTTTGTATAGTTGTTGCGTCTTACCTGTTCATCCTCATAGTCATTATGAGGATGAACTCTGCTGAATCCAGGCAAAAGGCCTCCACCTGTGGATCCCACCTGACTGTGGTCATAGCATTCTATGGGACTTTGATATCCACGTATGTGCAGCCCAAGTCCAGTCACTCTTCTGACACTGATAAACTGGCTTCCGTATTTTACACCCTGGTTATACCCAAGTTGAATCCTTTGATCTATAGCTTGAGGAACAAAGATGTAAACTATGCCCTACAAAGaacatggaaaaaattatccaataTTTTGTGTTAACATTTATGTACAATgtaattttgataatttatattataaacatCAAACTTTACTCTGTCTGCCTTTAGAAAGAATAGCAAGCACAAATAGGTTCTACGTATAATTAGAGATCTCCCTCTACATACCAGTCACAGATCTACATGCTGAATACACATTTATGAACATAAGAGCTAAAGGATTTGCCTACCATGATGGAGAGAGataaattataaacataataatTAAGGGAATGTTGTCGTGTAGGTGACTGGTTGAGCTGACTATAGGCCATGAGAGCAGGCAAGGAGAATGTGCATACTGTGTGAGGTGAGGAAGAGCAGTAGTTATACAATGGAGTGACAGTGATTTTTGTGTTATTCTCAATTATTACAATAAAGTTTCCTGTTTCTATATGTGGTGTTTTTATATATGAATGTGCTTTAGTTTTAGTTtaagataataataatgtgtattatatattttcacatatttggaCACTAATAAACACACTATAAAAACATTCATGTTAAGAAAATCTCAAAATAGAAATTTGTGCCAGAAATAACTTTCTCCACATCACCAAATCAGGTCCAACTGGCTTAATTGGGaaactctaaaatttttttacagaaatagaagtaatcaattttctatatattcttctaagaaactgaagaagaacTATATTTCCCAATTTTGTGAGCAGAGTTTTTCCTTGGATCGAAAGCGGATGTATGAGCAGAAAAACTTTACTTCCATTCTCTTAGAGTCCTAGCTGGctctgagaattaaattgacatgacatagattaacaggagaaaagcacaaTACACGTTTTACATGGCACCGGAGCCCTCACAAAGAAGTAGTTAGAGTCAGTTACTCTTATACTGGATTGGGCAAATAATAGTTGTGAAGAACCAACGAAATTATGTGAAGAGGCTTAAAAGATAAAGACTTATCTTTAATAAGGCCTGaacaaaattctctcttttttgatttctcatcTTTGAGGATAATGATGTTGCATCTTCCTAGGATAGGAAGGGCATCTCTGCCATGGGTATTTTGTCTTCTGCTTTTATTGAGGAGCAAGAAGGTCAAAGTGATCTTTTTTGCccctgctgtttttcaagtgccttTTACTTAATTAGTTAATATGCCAGAATAGCATATTTTATCCCCTTCTCCGACAAAGAAAATGGTGAAGCAATAAGAGCCATGAGCACATACtccaaaattctaaataaaatgtcCTACAAATGAGTATACTAAAATGTAAAAGCAGTAACAAATCATATTAGGTATTTCCTAGAAATGTATGGCAAggttaacattcaaaaatcagtgaaTGTCACTTACCATATTAAgaaactcaaaagaaaatatatatatatatatatatatatatatatatatatatatatatatatatatatatatatatatatataacatctcaatagatgcagaaaaaacattttaaaagttttggtaTTCATTAGTGATAATAACTTTGACTAAACTAGTAATAGAATGGAACATCATAAAACTGATAAggatattgatttaaaaaaaaccctacagctaatatcacacACAATATTAAAAGATTGAAGAAAGTTCCACTAAGATCagatataagaaaagaagatcttTACTTTCCAATTCTGGtgaggaaataaaaagtaataaaaagcatTCAGATTGAGAAGGAGGAAGTAAAAACATTCTTATTAGTAGATAACAAGATTGTGCATTCAGAATATCTAAAGGAatctataaaaattaatataaataagaaTTTAGCATGGTTTTAGGATTAAAGACagatatacaaaataatttatatctcTTCATACCTCCAATGAATATATTAGAAAtggtaattttaaatgtataataaaagcatcaaaactaaaaattatttaaaggtagatatgaaagaaaaatatgcagaGGTCCTGtacattaaaaattagaatacatTGTTGAAAGAAACGTAAGAAAGCTAAACAAATGtaagatataccatgtttattTGCTAGAATATTCGATATTGTTAAGACATcaaatttcttcaaatatgtcaATGTAAGATCAGAAAATGCAAgcaggtattttttgttttttggtagaatttgtcAAGATGAAACTTAATTAATAAGGAAatgcaaaagacacagaatagctgatcaaaagaagaagaaaactgcaCAACAAACACTAAGACTAATACTAACTGAATTTGATCCTATTACAAAGCAATAGTTATGAAGACTGTGTAATGGCATAAACATTGTACTGTCAGTACAGAAATAGAGCCACACATTCATTAACAACTAATTTTCCACAAAGGACAAGTCACAATGGTAAATAGGGTAGTAAAgatagacttttcaacaaatggtgctggaataactaaaaatagatatGAAATGTAGTTTACCTCTTGTTGtggagagaaaattatgttaaatgaaacaagccaggcacagaaagagaaatagtatgtgttctcactcataagtgaggggaagaaaaaaaggaaggaaggaagaaaggaaggaaggaaagaaggaaggaaggaaggaaagaaggaaggaaggaaggaaggatcacaataatgcattgaactttcagtaggagagaacagaactgtgattactagatgtgggaaagaggaaggggagctggcaagaaattggttaataggaAAAAGGAATGGTTAtgttttgtaacaatgaatatgctgattatcctgattttatcaccacacactgtacacaggtattgatattcaattctgtgcTCCAAAacatgtttaatcaattatttttcaattaaaaaatagataaataaaaataaaataagatttaagaaaaagaaaacttttgcattttataaacaTCTCTTGATGGAGTTTAATTCTTTGGCTATCCCAACCAATATTTATACTTAGAGGTTATTTTTGGGGGgccggcctcgtggctcactcggtgcgggcgacaccaagcccagggttgcgatccccttaccagttacataaaaaaaaaaaaaagttatttttttttaggtaactggctcagaaatattaaaaattgctGAATTTTTTTGAGGTTCTATTTTTTACAAATTCATtaaattttcacattattttcgagccataaagattttttttttcacaggtgctggtacagggatccaaacaattgaccttggagttaccgacactgcactctaaccatctCAGCTAACCAGCCTCtagcaataaaaaattaagacCCACTGACTAGTCATGGATTCTGCCTTTTACTGAGTGGATTATACACATATTAAACTTTTGATTTCAGATCTAGTAATAATCAGATAAACTGACTTCTTTCtgttgctgattttatttttatagcagttttattgagATTCAGTTCAATGgtattagtatattcacagagctgtgcaactATCACTGTAATCAATATTGGAGCATTTCCATTACTCCATAAAAACAACCTTGGGCCCATCAACAGTAGTGTTCTCATCTCCCTTAAACACCCACCCCTTAATCCCTATGCAACTAACATTCTATTtgtttctctatggatttgcccaCCCTGTgcatttcaaataaatgtaatcataaaatatatggtcctttgtgtctggcttctatcACTTAGCAGAAACCTGGACAAATTAGCATTATGTTATAAGACACTggattgtatttaatttttttgttttaactgactTTCTCTGACAGTGTTCtggcagggaaggagagaactGCTAGGTGAAAGTGGAAGTCTGGATTCTCCACCTGGTGTCCATTTATACTGGGGAATTAGTTCTTTTACAGCTGAACATGTATGAGAATTGCAGCACCCCAGACGGTCTCCACTAACACTGGAGAGCACTGGTCTCAGGAGCACTGGGCAGTGCCCTTGTCTGACACCACTCcggcagagagggagagatgcaTCATTATTGTCTGTGGAGAAACATCCAGGCTCTATATCTGGTTTTTATTGAAACCCTGTGTTTAAGAGGCAGGGGTCATTACCATAAAGCAAAGATGAAACTCCTGTCTTCCTACTTGGCTTTTTCTGACATGATTTCTGAAGGGGTTTTAGGAACCCTCATTCCAGTCATTTGAAGGTGGAAGTCTAaactctctccttggcttttgCTTGTGTGGTTTGGGGTGgagacacatttttttctgtggtgtttggctatAGTAGAGGAGTTATTGTCTAAAAATAATTTGACTTGTGAGGTTGcccttttcctgttcttttaTCCTAAGAGGACTGGATTCTTTTGCTGATTTTGTATGTGCACGCAtgtaagtgtgtgtttgtgtgtgtgtgcacacacacacctgttgCCAGTTCTAGATCTCTGGTTTCTTCATCTTCAGGGCTgagatatctctctctctctctctctctctctcacacacacacacacacacacacacacacacacacacacactcgacACACAGTGTCTCACTGCTGTTACTGTGTTGTTCCTTGAATTTTACAGTCTTAGCTGATCGACCTTCTTTTTTTCACCCTTGATTATGATTTGCCTTGGAGAATATCTCTTTGGGTTGAATTTTATTAGTGATCTCTGACTTTCCTGTATGTGAATGCTGTTGTCTTTCTCCACACTTGGGAAacttttagccattatttttttaGGTATATTTTAAGGGCCTTTTTCTAGCTCATCTCCTTTAAGAACACCTTTTATGTGTACATTAGTCCACTTGGTGATGACCAATAATTTAGGTAGGCCTTCTTTATCCTCTGTCTAACCAAGTCTGCTGTTAAatctttttattgagttttttagtTCAGAAGTTCTGAAATGATCTTTTCTCCTACCGCTCACAGGTTTACTTGCTTCTGTGGGCCCAGGGAATTTCTCTGCCTTTGTCCCAACTTCCGATGAATTACATGTGGCAATTTTGTCTTTGAGTCATCGACAGCTGTATTCTTGTGTGTGGAGGTGATGCTGAGCAGAATGTATTTCACCATCCTGCTGATGTCAGAAACCACATTCTAAATTAAAAGCATGATACCATTTACATTAAcccccagaaaagaaaaaatacttaggtttaaatctaataaaatgtGTACAAGATACATATGAGAAATGCCACAAAACTCTGACAAAAGATATggaagaagaactaaataaatagagagttATTTCAAGTTCAGGAAAAGAAACACTCAATTTTGTCCAGGTGTCTTTTCAAAGTATGCAGTTATCTCCAAATTGATCTCTAGAGTTACTGCAATTCCAACTGTAACTCCAGCAAGATATGTTGTGGATGCTGGCAAActcattctaaagtttatatggagaggaaAGAGACCCAAAGTAACCCACATAGCATTGGAGGAAAGGAACAAAGTTTGAAGACTGACATTATCCAAATTCAAGACTTACTGtgaagctacagtaaccaagacagagtggtactggcaaaagaacagacaaacatAGCAGtgtaacagaatagaaagcccagaaatcaatccaaaTAAATACTGTCAACTGGTtcttgacaaaggagcaaaggaaaTACGATGGAGCAATGATCgtgttttcaataaatggtgccagaaCAGCTGGACATTCACAGGCAAAAAGTAAATCTAGACACACACCTTACACACTTCACAAAAATTATCTTAAAGTGGATCATAACCCTAAATAAactgcaaaactgtaaaactagaaGATAATATAGGAGAAAGCCTAGATAACCTTGGGTATGCCAATGATTTTTAAGTTATAACACCAAAGGTAtaaaccatgaaagaaaaagaaaaaaaaagcagtagaAAAGTATCAAAAAATCTCCAACCTGGCTCTTAAAGCAGATTATTTAAACTGACAAATGTAAGCCAAACTGACcaacaaataaaaagacacagttttGTTATGAATATGAGGTATGGAAACAGACACTTCACTAGACTCTGTAAATATTAAACTATAATGTaagactattacaaataaacttTTGCCCACACATTTGAGACCATAGGTAAAATGGGGAGATTTTTTGTAAGACACAAACTACAAAACATTCTAATTTGCAGTGGTGAAACTTAAAGGTTATTCATATAGCAAGAGAAGTGAATTCATAAGAGAAAACTTTCCACAGGAAACTCCAGATGTAGATGGTGTCAGTGGAAAATTCTACcagttttaatgaaaaaataagtttacactgtcttttccagaatgtagaAGAAATAGCGCTTCCCAACTTAATCAGAAAGGTCGGTATTATCCAGATACCAAAAGcagataaacaataataataataataataataattacttacAGACTGATATTTCTCATGATTAcggatgcaaaaattctcaataaaatattagcaaaattgattcaacatatataaaaaggataaaacattatgctgaaatgaaatttactttgCAAATGCAAGCTTAGTtcagcattcaaaaatcaatgtaacacattatatcaaaagaataaagaggaaaaaatagatgaatttctaaactgatgtagaaaaagcacttgatgaaattcaatattcatttatagtggaaaataaaaattaactctcaGGATTctagaacaagaaaaaaacttCCTAAGAAATGGTAAAGGACATTTTCAATAAAACCTACAGTGAATATCATACCTAATCAGGAAACGATAAATGTAGGTATTCCTCCCAATATCTGAAAAAAGGCAAGGATGTTTGTCCTCACCACACCTAGTTCACCCAATAATGGAAACCCCATCCTGTGcagtgagaaaggaaaataaagacagatttCAAACAAACAGGTACgattgtttccattttcagaTAACACGATTGTTTATGCTGACAAAGGATCTAGCAAAAGTTATTAGAACTAAGTGAATACAAGCAATGACTCAGTAGGCAAGATCAACATCCAGGATACCATTGTATTTCTGGTCTAAGCAATAAACATTGaaaatttgcttgtttgtttgtttttatttctgtaatttccatgtatttatttaattatgtatttatatatttttaaaattttaattgtctaTATacattcatggggcacagagctcaccatcagcacctgtgctcAAGACGTGGTGAGTACATCAATATGACCAGCGTTCCCAACCCCTCAAATTGCAATCATTTcccagtgtcccccacccaacctctcccccaaGTATCATTCTCCTTCCCCCGCaaccccagcaaccctaggtctcttctctccttctgaaagtccaacaCAACATGGTGgtcttttctttacttccttctttctctcttagctcccacttacaattGAAGAAATGCAGTATTTTCccctctgttcctggcttatttcacttaacataatttctccaagctcatacatgttgctgcaaatggcagaatatcattattttttatgggtgagtagtattacattgtgtgtatgtaccacatttttcttatgcaGTCATTGtcaatggacatctaggttggttccatatcttggctattgtaaatagagctgtgatgaatatgggagtacaTCAATCccttcgtatatcttcctttgaaaaatgtctcttcggctcctttgttcattttttaattggattatttgttttttactgggTAGTTGCGTGAGTCCCTTgtgtattctgcatattaatcctatgtcagatacataatttgcaaatattttctcccattctgtaggttgtctttttcattctgttgattgtttccttgctgtacagaagctttttagtttgttgtaatcctgtttattttcttttgttgcttgtgcttttgatgtcttattcatgaagtctttgcccagtcctacttcctgaagtgcccCCCCCACtctgttttcctttggtggttttatagttttagatcttatTAGATCTTTTAgatctaagtctttaatccattttgagttgattttgatatgtgGTGAGTGGTGTAGGTCTAATTTCCTTCTTCTGCaaatggatgtccaattttcccagcaccatttattgaagaggcagtcttttccctaatgccTGTtcatgttgcctttgtcaaagatcagttggttgaaagcatgtgggttgacttctgggttctctattctgttccattggtatcagtgtttatttttatgacagcagcatgctgttttggttactatagctttgcagtataatttgaagtcaggaagtgttatgcctccagcttttatttatttgtttatttatttttgctcaggattgctttgactattcagaaTCTTTTGCAATTTATTataacaaaaccagaaaacttgaaatatttagatataaatctaacaaaataatgTGTGAGATCTTTATGGAAAAACTGCAAAGCattgataaaataaatcagaaaaattgtacaagctgattttaaaatgtaaattgaaaggccaaaaaacagaagagttcaaagaacttgaaaaaaagaaaaagaacaatgttGCATTCCCTTCTTACAGTTCATAACACACAGCAAACAAATAGCAATGGTAAAATagtcacagaaatacaaataaaataggaGACATGTAGAAAGATTGGGCTAATTAATGTTTTGCTGCCTGTGAATTAAATTCCACACATAATTTTCACCATACCTAACAGCATCTTTGTATTGAGGTTCtagtttatgatattttattgTCAGTATCAAAGTCTGACATGATTTATTCTGTTTTCATATTGTCATCATGCATTATTAATAACTTTATAATTATAATGGTTGTCATTACTGTTGGAAATAATTTATGGCATTAGCTCCTTATCCCACATGACTGATTGTTACCAACAATTTAAATTGATCAATATCCATATCATATACATTCTAACATCTATTTCTGAAAACAATAACTTTTTAGTGACTGAAGCAGAAAGAATCCTCCATTTTATTTGTATGGGTGGTCTATCCCTCTTTAGATATGTAAAACATAAGACAATGAAGGCAATTTTCAGCTATATGATTATATCTATTTCCATGGATATTCAAGCTCCAACTATTATTTTTTCCTAGAAAGCAccctatttttatatctttaaatgcaagtattattatatttttattttccccaaataacagaaagaaataaatgtactAATGTATTATGTATGATTAAGAGATTAATAACCTAGAACCTGAGTAGAACTATGTGATAGACTATGGTTTTTGGGATGCTGGCACATGCATTAAAAAGTACTTCCTTTGTGGCTTCCTGTTAATATGACACCAAAGTGTATAGAATGAGGGTATTTTTTACAATTCTTAGAAGTTTTAGCATTCATGAAATTCTTGGAGTGAGAACTGACTGCCAGAATACTATAGAATTAATAGGGACTTGAAATTAACATGAGAAACATTTCATTTCTATGGCTCTTTTCACTGCATCCTTTACCTCCTGGTTTCTCAGACTGTAAATCAGCGGGTTTAACACGGGAATTACTAGTGTATAGAACACAGGCACCACCTTCTCCTGTTCTACAGAATACTGGGAGCTTGGCTGAATGTAACTAAAGCTTATGGAAATATAGAATATGGTCACAGCAGACAGGTGagaggcacaggtggagaaggctttctgTCTGCCTGTTGCTGAGCGGATTCTCAGAATAGTAACAGCAATGAATATATAGGAAATGATCACAGTCAAGAAGGTGGCTATGATAATGACTCCAGAAAAAGTTAGCAGTAACAACTCATTTATGGAGGTATCAGAACATGACAGCTTTAACAGTGCAGGGACATCACAGAAGAAGTGTCCGACAACATGGGGTCCACAGAAGGTCAGTCTCCCTAAGCTTATTGTATGTGTTAAAGAGTTAATCATTCCACCTACGCATGACCCAATGACCAGCCCTACACACTTTTTCTTAGATATGGCTCTAGGGTAAAGCAAAGGATTCACAATGGCCACAGAATGATCATATGCCATCACCGACAGCAAGAAGCCTTCAGTGGTGATGAACACCCCAAAAAACAAATGCTGTACTATGCAGGCAGAGAAGGAGATCGTTTCCCTCACAACCAAGAAACTTACCAGCATTTTTGGTGCAATAACTGATGAATAGCAGGCATCTACAAATGAAAGACAGCTGAGGAAATAGTACATGGGGGGTGTGGAGCTTTGGGGTGATTTGGATTAAGAAGACCATGCCCAGATTTCCCACCAAGGTCAACACATAAATAACCAGGAACAACACAAAAAGCACAACTTTCAGATCAGCATGGTCTGTCAATCCCAAAAGAATAAACTCGGTAACAAAAGTGAAATTC of Cynocephalus volans isolate mCynVol1 chromosome 4, mCynVol1.pri, whole genome shotgun sequence contains these proteins:
- the LOC134376679 gene encoding olfactory receptor 8K3-like, with amino-acid sequence MATGVSDTPGWKNKLTVVSEFILMGVTDRPELQAPLFGLFLIIYIISVIGNLGIIILTKVGSRLKTPMNYFPRYLAVSDLGYSTTVGPKMLVNFVVDQNTMSYHLCATQGAFYIIFIVSELYILSAMSCDCYVAIYNPLLYTVIMSQRVSRVLVAIPYLYSTFLSILVTIKIFTSSFCGFSVLCHFYCDCIPLLSLLCSDTHELELIILVFSAFNSISSLCIVVASYLFILIVIMRMNSAESRQKASTCGSHLTVVIAFYGTLISTYVQPKSSHSSDTDKLASVFYTLVIPKLNPLIYSLRNKDVNYALQRTWKKLSNILC